In Nymphalis io chromosome 13, ilAglIoxx1.1, whole genome shotgun sequence, the genomic stretch tacatctcacaccttcgatttgccgacgatatcgtcatcatagcagagtcgctggaacaactcaccgaaatgctgcgtagcctgggcgagtcttcccggtgtgtcggtctcggcatgaacttggacaagaccaaggtcatgttcaataggcatgtcgtgccgggaccgatatacgtcgagggcaaacctctcgaagttgttagtgaatatacctacctaggacagattatacaaatcggtaggaacaacttcgagaaggaagccgatcgaagaattcgcttgggatgggcagcatttggcaaccttcgtcaagtcctcaagtcgtctataccgcaatgtttgaagacgaaagtcttcaaccaatgcgtcttacctgccatgacatacggtgccgaaacgtggacactaactgcgggactagtccacaaattcaaagtcgctcagcgtgctatggagcgagctatgctcggagtatctttgaaggataagatcagaaatgagattatccggaaaagaaccggagtcaccgacatagcttgcaaaattagcaggctgaagtggcagtgggctggtcacgtatgtcgtaggaccgatggccgttggagcagacgagtcctagagtggagaccgcgaatcggcaagcgcagcgtagggcgccctccagccaggtggaccgacgaccttaagaaggtggcgggcaccaactggatgcggaaggcggaggacagggagctttggcgcaccttgggagaggcctatgttcagcagtggacaacgattggctgttgattgattgattgataagaAAACTATGAAGTAATCCCTGAATTcagtttttttcattcatttattttcattgccGCAAGCTCCATATAGTCCAAGAAGTGGTACACGGTCGTAAAGCGTATTAAATTTGCTCCTCTTTGTGGACCGAGGTCGTTATTAGGTTGTTTGTCGATAACGATTATAGATAATTTTGTAGACGATtccaattaatataaagtttggTTGTTATCTATTTTTTTGGTGTTATCTTAAAAGAAATCGAGGGCGGGTCGCTAACTTCAGAGGCTAGATAAACTTACTGACGAGTGGAAATATCAGAGTAAGATTCGAATATAGGTCTTTTAAAgtgaaactttttaaattaaaataagcatCATTAGTCATCAACCGACGGAagtccacaaaaaaaaaaaaaacttaaattatttatatgacatGTAATACTTATGATGTCTGAATCACCAGTTTGTACGTTTTgataaattagaatatattagaacatatatttttcatgtgcttaatttgtgattataattcatctcgtgctttacggtgaaggaaaacatcgtgaggaaacctgcatgtgtctaatttcactgaaattctgccacatgtgtattccaccaacccgcattggagcagcgtggtggaataagctccaaaccttctcctcaaaaagaggagaggaggcctttagcccagcagtgggacattcacaggctgttacggttacggtagaatatatatgtCAGTCATATAAGaaggaaataattaattgataaaatattatctgttaattaatattgaaagtaaaaagttataaataaatttatttcgcatTCGCAATGACCAACATCTAGATTTATACCAAATAAgtcactattttatatatatatttaacatttaagcgAAAAAAAGTTACATTCATAATTAgagatattaataattgaatttgtattttccatagtaatattatacaatcgcttcatattctttataaaaaatgacataCCGATTGTATGAAATACTTGAATGGTATTACTTTCGAAATATTCGCCCACAGTTTGTGATATAAACTcgaatatttcttttgtaaacaaaCAACACAATAGCAAACGCGTAACCATAAGCTGTTACACGACAATAGAAAGTCGACTTGAATATTACGTAAACGGCTACGATATTAACAACGCGtttcagaatttaaaaaaataaaaaaacatttcgttACCGAATATCAATACCTTATTACGCTTATCGAGTCCATCTGGTGAAGATGGAACCATTGAATTGCTTTACGTAACACATTTGACATTCgatgaaaaatatacaaacgctgtacacggtttttttttttaaatatatattatgggtAATCTTTTAACGAGTGCTCACATTTGCTCAATTAACcgaacacaaaataaaacaacaaaacttaTCAGGGCATGATggttttttattgtacaaaaatagTGTGCAAGCGTGTAACTCGTGCCTCACGACGtacacaaacaaataataaacctatataatttttatgtataaaatgcaTTCACTCAGTAAGTTAGACATAGcctatatttgtttacattaatattaaagtgtATCGTTGAGTTTTACAGCTGTCACATCGTATATTGATCCCAAAACAAGTAGCGACACGACGTCGACGATGAATGTATACAGTAAAATAATGCATCCGATTCATTTCTAATCATtgcatttgttaatatttcttatcaatataATACACAACCCCTCACCCTTTTACTTTTGGATAGAAGAAATGAGTTTCGCGTAAAAAAATTACGACCGGTTCATTATTTGAATAGCGATAATAACATGATATATAACGCAATCAACGGTCCCCGCTAATGCGCATTAAATCAGAATTTTTCTGTTGATAAGATACTGTAATAACTCCTCGTCCACGTCGAGCCTATCTTAGAGAAAAATAAAGCAAGAACCGATTTATCATGTCGTCCCACGCATGCGCCGAGCAATATAAGCTAacacaacacaaaaataaaaacgtagaaTATACTAAACAGCCCATAGTGTGTAAAAGCCAACGATAGCGGTGTACCGAAGTACGAACCatgaataacttaaattatattcacattATCTACATTATGAAACTTTATCTGGTATACCCATTGGACCCTTCCTCGAAGAAATACACGTagatttaaagaaaacattactGATTCGCCGCTAATAACGTCTGTAGTTATCATTCGACGAAGTTTTATGAGAAAATTAGTATGATTTATGTAATAAAGGTGCGTgtttttgacattaaaatacgaatatagacacgtaaaataatatatttctattcaggactaaaatctttatatattataaaaagacgATAAGAAAATTATAGTGTTCTTATGGACAGAAATTTAGTGTTAATGAACTGCTTGCTTGTACGACAAACAATGATAAcagaatgttaaaaaaaatatcgtatttttttatcagcGCGTCTTCGTGTATCTAATTAATGTTAAAGTAAAAACGACGTCTTATTGAAACTAAAATATGGCTCTAATTTTTTATCACTATAAATTTCCATAAAAACTATACGATTACATCGGTAGCTGTACACTGTTTAAGTTTAAACTTTGAAGGCGCTAAAAGTCGactatcattttttaaataaaaaaataaaaatacatatagttTTGTATGAATTCGATGAATAAtgtttaaactaaaaaatatattatttaaaaacaaacaagatCGTGATATGAATGTATTGTTGAAAAATATGTAGCCGGTGATGTATGAATACCgttctattaaatattcaattatgtgcaataaaaaatataatacagttgTTGCTTCTTGAGTATGATGGTAGAAAAAATTATGATAGCGCATAGATAGTTGTAATTTACGTATTAACGtgtagtattaaattataaattaacagcTTAGTATTTAAGGCCATTAGTTTTCAAGACCAGGAGGTCGTCAAGATAAACGGTTATGGTAAAAGTGAGCCACGagtagaaatgaaaaaaaaagagtcATTAACGCTATGAACCGGTGCGCACGAGGCGCCACCCGGAACGGAGTGCGGTGAAAACCTCGGGAAACCGCAATAGTGAGCACGCATCCGCAACCGTGTCAGTAGTGTGAAACGCTAATTGTAAATAAGTTAGGACAATACAATattgaaacattaattatatttattactggcATAATAATCTTTACGTATTTATCACGCTCTTCATCAACATAACACTCCCAGAATTATATCTCCCACTAATGAACGACACAATTTAGTCATAACGGCGAATCACAACTTATAAAATTTCCAGACAAAGTTTCATTTCAGTTTCATAAACTatggttaaaaaataaattaattataggaTCTACAGGAAACCGATTCGGAGATCTCAATATCATAGGGTCGCGTTGAGACGCTCCGTGTTTGCCTCGCTATGAAAATTTGAGTCCAGCTCAAATGGCGAGCGTAAAGCCCCTGGACTGGTAATCATACGCTtccaaatgttataattattataaacatggtCATCGAAGACCTCAGACAGAAACTAAGGCTAAATCACAAATGTTGCGCGAATTATCGCCAGTTAGTAGTGCCTTTATGCATCCCGAATCCATATTTCCACTTTTTTGATTATTGTTTGCACTCGACACCATCTTTTCACTACTCACTGCACTGTTTGCTTTCTGCTTTGTGTTTGTGTTCGCACATCTATCGTTAACGGCACTTTCACTTTTATCGTCGAAGAAAGAACGACGTTCGGAGGTCGAGGCCGGGGGCGAGGTcgaaaataacttaatttccAAGTCACGGTGTCCGTTTATCGAAGTAACAATCTCTGACGATATTTCCAAAGCCAATGGCGACCTAGGCTCTGGAAAACTGGTTCGTCTCGGAGGTGGGAATAaagaataaagatttggagCCGACATCGTGTCACTATTATTCACTTTTCTTTCCGGAACTCGCGCAGAAGGATCACTCCAACTTCTTCTTAACATCGTATCGGCGCCACGCCTGCCTAATGGACCGACAATTTTCATCGACTCTTCTAATTTCGTCGGGGCAAAATCTACACTAGAATTTTCATCCAATAAATGGGCTATTGAATCAGCATCCCAAATCTGTCCGACGGGATCACAATAACGACACTGACATGAACTGACAGCAGATTCTGACGGTGAAGCTGCCTCTACTAATCCAAAACGCGTAGCCTCCAAAGCTTCACCTAAAGCAGATACTCTATAAGTCTCTGGCGCTGGATCCGGGTAATCTAACACTTTTACGTCTAAACGATAGGGCAACGATATATCACGGCAATAAGATTCCTCGTAAACACCGTGCGCCGTTGACCCCATATTTGTAACTGCACAATGTTCGACATCGCCTAGATCCAATACTGCGGATGTTAATTCATGTGGTACCATATTATTGGGTTTTCTATCCTTTTTACGTCGCTTTCGCGGTTTTATGATTCTCGGCAGCATTGTTTCAGAATTCGTAGAGCCGGAACTTTCATCGCTCGCTACGCTAACTGCATCCGTGTTGTTGTTACGGCCGCTTCGTGATGGACGTGTTTGTTGTTGATGTTGTTGATGATGTTGATTTCTTGGCCTGTTGTTTTCAGACGCATCACCTCTGTCTTTCGTAAAATTTTCTGTATGTCCCACGGGGCGATGATTTCGTTGTTCAGGTATGGTAGTGTATTTTCTACGATCGTgtctattttgtattataagagGAGCGCCCTGTGTATGCATCGCAAGCTTAGATACAGGGTTTTCACGAGGCGGCGGTGTACGTCCTGCCATAGATATAAGGGGTGCTCCTAGCCATGCATTCGGATGTGGTACACCATAGGGCGGATAATACGGTGGCGGGAAACCCGGTGCGGTGGCCGCATAGTGAGGGCGAGGGGCTTCGCGGCGCCCTAAGGCGGCGCGCTCGCCCGGACTCATTTCGTCTACGGGGTCGTTTAACCCATATTCGAGATAGTTATATTCAATGTCACGGCGAAATTCCGTGTTGCGACGCGATGTCGTAATCGTAAACTAACATCGGAGGCGCGTAAATCGTCGCGTGCGTTCGCCGCGATAGTCGGCTGAGGACTGAAGTGAATGAGCGCGAGCCGGCCGCGGCCAAGAACGACGAGTGGGAGTGCCGCGCCGCACCATGCGACTATCGCCGGCATGGATGCAGCGGAAAGCTTTACAACCCTAACCACAACGCAATTAAATCGTTGTTTACTTTTGTAgcgctttaaaaataattatctcgTCGCTTAATACAATTAACT encodes the following:
- the LOC126772821 gene encoding uncharacterized protein LOC126772821, with the translated sequence MSPGERAALGRREAPRPHYAATAPGFPPPYYPPYGVPHPNAWLGAPLISMAGRTPPPRENPVSKLAMHTQGAPLIIQNRHDRRKYTTIPEQRNHRPVGHTENFTKDRGDASENNRPRNQHHQQHQQQTRPSRSGRNNNTDAVSVASDESSGSTNSETMLPRIIKPRKRRKKDRKPNNMVPHELTSAVLDLGDVEHCAVTNMGSTAHGVYEESYCRDISLPYRLDVKVLDYPDPAPETYRVSALGEALEATRFGLVEAASPSESAVSSCQCRYCDPVGQIWDADSIAHLLDENSSVDFAPTKLEESMKIVGPLGRRGADTMLRRSWSDPSARVPERKVNNSDTMSAPNLYSLFPPPRRTSFPEPRSPLALEISSEIVTSINGHRDLEIKLFSTSPPASTSERRSFFDDKSESAVNDRCANTNTKQKANSAVSSEKMVSSANNNQKSGNMDSGCIKALLTGDNSRNICDLALVSV